The Nicotiana tabacum cultivar K326 chromosome 5, ASM71507v2, whole genome shotgun sequence sequence AGAATTCCGGTTCCAGGCATTCGAGAGTGCTAGACTATATAAAGACAGGATGAAACTGATGCATGACAAGCATATCTTGAATCAGAACTTCAAACCCGGAGAATTAGTGCTGCTATACAACTCAAGATTGAGGTTGTTCCCGGGTAAGTTGAATTCCCGGTGGTCAGGACCGTTTAGAGTGGTGCAAATGTTCCCAAGTGAAGCTGTGGAGATCAAATCTGAATATGGGACGAACAAATTTACAGTGAATGGGCAGAGGTTAAAACA is a genomic window containing:
- the LOC107785340 gene encoding uncharacterized protein LOC107785340 produces the protein METSDNNKVIGLHELEEFRFQAFESARLYKDRMKLMHDKHILNQNFKPGELVLLYNSRLRLFPGKLNSRWSGPFRVVQMFPSEAVEIKSEYGTNKFTVNGQRLKHYLRMTEGEGDSVVITLEEPQYTNEE